The Corynebacterium freiburgense region GGTGGTGTTTTAGAAACCTATCAGCATCTCAGCGATAATGTTCTTACCGCACATACATTAGCGATTCTTCACGGTCGAATGGCGCCGGAAGCTAAAGAAAGGGTAATGCGTGATTTTGCCCGCGGATATATTGATGTGCTTGTTGCCACAACAGTAATTGAAGTGGGTGTTGATGTATCCAATGCGACCGTAATGTTAGTGCGCGAAGCGGAGCATTTTGGGGTTTCACAGCTCCATCAATTACGCGGACGTATTGGGCGGGGAAGTATTAAATCAACGTGTTTTTTCCATACCAAACAAAAACTTACATCACCGTCGTTTCAGCGACTTCAGGCGATTGCTCAGGTAGATGATGGTTTTCGGGTTGCTGAAATTGATCTACAGTATCGGCATGAGGGAGATGTTCTAGGTACTGCGCAATCGGGGGTACAGCGCAGAGTGAAACTGCTAAGCCTTGTAGAAGATTATGAAATCATACGGCTAGCATCGGCGGATGCGCATCAATTAGTATCACGGAATCGCGCACTTGCCGAGAAACTTATTAGTGACCTGGATATAGATGAACAAGTATTCCTGGAAAAGTCTTAGCGGTCCAAGTGTAGGTCTTTGGTGCGTTAAGCTATGTGCATGATTATTTGCGCTCCGTTCGCCGGTATTGTCCGCTTCGTTGTTGAAGTAGGCGATACTGTTGCAGCTGGTGACACGCTGGCTATTGTTGAAACCGTCAAGCTTGAGGCACCTGTGATTGCCCCGGGCCCCGGTGTTGTCACTTCCCGCTTGTTAGACGATTTTGCTGATGTTTATGGTGGTGACCGCATTCTCGAATTAGGGAAAGCATAAATGACTCGCATTATTTCTGGCGAAGCCCGCGGTCGGAAAATCAAGGTACCACCTGAGGGCACTCGCCCAACTTCCGATCGCGCGCGCGAAGGTTTGTTTTCTTCACTGCAAGTGCGGTTTGGGTTTCAGGGCGCCAAGGTATTGGATTTGTTTTCCGGTTCAGGCGCGCTTGGGTTAGAGGCTGCATCGCGCGGCGCAGAGGCGGTTGTATTGGTGGAAAATGACCGTAAAGCCGTTGAGGTTATCCGTCATAATGTGGGCGTCGTAAAACATCCAAACGTCAGTATTGTAGAGCAGAAAGCTTCCACCTACCTTGCGTCCGCACCACGTAATTACTTCACAATGGTGTTGGCTGACCCACCGTACGAACTTGCGGATTCAGCGGTCCGCGAAATGCTTGAGGCGCTCATTCCAACGCTTGTCGACGGCGCGGCCGTTGTTGTTGAGCGGCACGTTGAGTCACCAGAAACCGACTGGCCAGAGTGTTTTACCCCCACAACGCAAAAACTTAAAAAACGTACCTACGGAATCGCTCGAATGGATATGGCGGTATATCATGCCTAGTCATGCCGTATGTCCTGGATCATTTGATCCAGTAACACTTGGACACATCGATATTATTTCTCGAGCCGCTGAGCAATTCGACGAACTCACCGTCCTAGTGACACATAACCCAAATAAAGCCGGGCTCTTTAGTGTCGCCGAACGCGTTGCACTCATTACTGAATCAACCGCGCATATACCCGGAGTCCGCGTCGACTCTTGGAGTGGCCTGCTAGTCGATTACACCACAACTCACAATATTCGTGCCCTTGTAAAAGGACTCCGAAGCGGCATCGACTATGAATACGAACTCCCAATGGCGCAAATGAACCGGCGGCTCACCGGTGTAGACACTTTTTTCCTACTTACCGATCCGAAATTTGGTTATATTTCCTCGACATTGTGCAAAGAAGTCGCTCGTTATGGCGGGGATGTAACTGGCTTACTTCCTGATTGTGTACTCGCCGCACTCAATGAAAAGTTTCGCAATACCACTATGTGAATAAGTACATGACCGAACTGTTAATTGTCTTCTGTACTGTCCTCGCAGGTTCACTACTCCAACGAGTGTCCGGAATGGGCATGGGGCTTGTTTCCGTGCCAATCCTGAGCCTGCTTATCGGTCCAGTCGAAGGCGTGCTCGTAGTCAATATACTCGCCTGTATAAACGCTATTATGATTACCGCTACCGTCCGCGAATATGTCGATTGGAAAAAATTTTCGCTTATTTCCTCGGTGCTTATTGTGGGTGCAATACCAGCGGCATATCTGGTAAAAAATTTCTCAGCAGCGCTATTGCAGATCAGTGTTGGAGCTCTCCTGTTAGCCGCATTGGCCATCGTAGTATTTGGCCAAAAGTTCATTCCACCAATGCAAAACAATGGAACCGCAATTATTTCCGGAATCCTCGGCGGATTTATGAACACGCTTGCCGGAATTGCGGGACCAGCGGTCACTATTTACGCTGTTGCCTCCCGATGGGACCAACGTGCCTTCGCTGCCACTTTGCAACCAATCTTTGTAGTTGCGGCGGCCATATCCTTCCTTGTGAAAATCACTATGGGTGCTGGATCGCTAGCAACCACGCAAACCCTTATTTGGCCAGTCAGTATGATTGGCATGCTTATAGGTATTTGGTTAGGCATTCGATTCGCCGAAAAAATTCCACGCCAAAAAGCCCGAACACTTTCACTCTTAGTAGCAACCGCCGGTGGAGTATCGGCACTTCTCCGCGGGATTCTCACACTTTAATTCTTTGAATACTACATTGCTGTCCGCTAGATGATGACCGATACACCATAAGCAATAGCCGCCGGAATTATCGGAAGCGCCAGATTAGTGATTAAGACCTTCCATTGTAATAAAATTCTAAAATGAAAACCATAATCTGACCACCCGGCACAATGCTCAGTACCTGAAACCACTGCCCAGGGTAGTCTCAGTGCGCAAATAACAAGCCAATCCACAATCACCAGGTCATACACAATAAAAACAACGCCAGCTAATAATGCTGCACAATATGCTGCACCAAAGCCGCCAGAGCCATTGGAAATAAATTGCCAAGTTGAAAGCGTCATGCCAGCCAGCAGGCTGAGAAGAAATAACCCGCCCCAAAAAATCCCTGCTCGCTTTTCTCGGCTTGAAGCCGGGGGCATGCACGCTCTGATATCCGAAGGATAATCGGCCCGGAACGCTTCCTTGCCAAAGCAAATTGCTAAAAGCAACAGCATCATTGGCACCAGCATGATCCAAGAGGATGTAGTAGCAGTGTGCCACAGAATAGCACCCATAAGGTAATCCTAACTTACTGTGGGGCTTGGGTAAATGGAGCCCTTCGAGATGCAAGGGGGGTGGCGCTTGTGTGGCGTTAAATCTGCCTGAACGTAATATTTAATCCAGTGGTGCTAAATATCAGCCCTAGGGATGAGGCTTCTTTTCATTTCCTCACGTTAGGGTATATACGTGCGAATAGTTGCGAAATATTTCGGGTCGTTTGTGCGTTTCGTTGTATTTGTTGCATTGGCGTTTGTCTGTTGGACCGACGTGATTCTTGGTAGCCCGATAGCGAAAACGGAGCCAGCGGGTCCGTTGGGGATTTTGCTCGCCTGCATGATTACAATCGGGCTTTTCGTGTTTCCTTGGGGGAAAGATCGGGCACTTTTTATTGCGTGCTGTGCGTTGACCTGCTGTATTTTTGTATCTGATATTGGGAAAACACTGGTGGTTGTGCCACCAGTGCTGTACGCCGTTTACTTGGCGGCGGCTTTTTCAAAGCGTAGAAATATCTGGCTTGTCTGGGCATTAATTAGCGTGACATTTGCTGGTTTTTCTGGACATAGTTTTGTTCGAGTAACGAATCTGTATGAAGGATTTATTTTTATTTTCACTTGCTGGCTAGCAATTGGTTTTATGTGGCTTTTGGGTTTGCATAAGCGAACCCGTGATGAGGATATTCTTGCCATAAAGGAACGTGCTGAGCTTGCAGCAGTTTTAGAGCGAACGCATATTGCGAGAGAACTACACGATATTGTTGGTCATAATTTAACTTCGGTGATTGCCCTGGCCGATGGTGCAAGATTTGCTGCTAGAAAAAATCCAGAAATTGCGGTGGAAACTTTGGAGACTATTTCAGAATCGTCTCGCGAGGCTTTACGGCAAGTTCGTGGTTTAGTTACCTTATTGCGTGACGACGCCCGGCCCCGTCTCGCCCCCTCAACTGCGGGCATTCCAGCGCTTATTGATGATGCTCGTGCGAGTGGCTTTCAGCTGCACGTTACTGGTGAAATTCCAAAAGACGTTTCCCCGGCAGCTGGTTTTGTCATATTTAGAGCAGTACAAGAATTGCTTACAAATATGCTGCGGCACTCCGCTCATCCGAGTGGATCTCTGATATTCGAGTCGAATTCACAGGCTGTAAAGATTCTGGCAGAAAACGATACTGCAAAGGAAGCGACCGAGGGTGCTGGACTTCGCGGGTTGCAGGAGCGTGTCCGCGCCGTCGATGGTTCAATTCGTATTTCTCAAAGTCAAGGAAGATTTATTGTGCAGGTGGTGATTCCGCGATGATTCGCGTGGGGCTTGTTGATGATCAACCTTTAGTGCGTTCTGGTTTCGCTATGCTGGTGAATTCTCAAGATGATCTTGAAGTGCTTTGGCAAGCTGGTGACGGTTCAGAAGTTGCAGGGCAACCACCAGTTGATGTCGTGCTAATGGACGTGCAAATGCCCAATATGGACGGAATTACCGCTGCGGCCGAACTGCTTCGACGTGATCAGCATGTAAAGGTTATTATGCTGACGACCTTTGATGACCGGGAATATGTTACTGAGGCACTGGCGGCGGGAGCCAGCGGGTTTTTGCTCAAGGATGCCGAGCCAGAGGAGTTGCTCAAAGCAATAAGAGTTGTTGCAGCTGGCGACGCCGTGTTGGCGCCGCGTGTTACCGCAAAGTTGCTCACCGATTTTGTTCCAAGGCCAAAACAAGCGTCATTTGAATCAGCATTATTAACGCCTCGGGAAGTTGAAGTATTGCGACTTATTGCCCTTGGGTATAGCAATACCGAAATAGCCGAATTACATGTAGTCAGTCTGGCGACTGTAAAGACCCATGTTCGGCATATTCTTATGAAACTTGAAGCGCGAGATCGTGTGCACGCTGTGCTATTCGCATACCGAACTGGTCTTGTGAGCCGTGAGGATTTGCTCTCTCAGTAGTAGCTCTCAGCCCTAGGGTTGATGCCTAAAAATCAGCTTGTAGATTGACGAATAATCGTCATTGAACAGCAATGATATAAACCATGACACAACTCGCTATAGAAACTCGTGGTTTAACCAAACGGTTTAATAAGACGCCAGCCGTGGACGCCGTTGACCTTAAAATCCCTGAAGGCAAAATCTTTGGTTTTATCGGCCCGAATGGTTCCGGAAAATCCACCACTATGAAAATGCTATTGGGTTTATCCCGACCTGATGCTGGCGAAGCTTTTGTTCTTGGAGAAAAGATTACTGAAAGGCCGAGCAAGCGTCTAATTCACTCGGTTGGTTCAATGATTGAGACCCCTTCCGGATATGGACACTTGACAGGGGCCGAAAATATGAAAATAATGCAGCGGGCTCTGGGCCTTCCAAGTGAGAACATTCATCGTGCATTGGAGACAGTTCATTTAACTAAACACCAAAATAAATTGGTAAAACAATATTCGCTCGGTATGAAGCAGCGTCTTGGAATTGCTATGGCGCTCGCCCGAAATCCGAAACTACTTATTCTGGATGAACCAACAAATGGTCTTGATCCAGCCGGCATCGATGAAATCCGAAGCCTACTGCTGAAACTTGCACACCAGGGTGTCACTATTTTTGTTTCGAGCCATTTACTCGATGAACTAGACAAAATGGTTGACCTTCTCGGCATTATTATGCGAGGGAAGCTCATTTTTCAAGGTACTCGGCAAGAACTCATGGGGCGCAGTATTCCTGATTTACTCCTGCGCGTTTCAGCACCGGAAACTGTGCTCGCTATGGTTCCGGAAGCTCAACAGCTACCCAACGGAACAATTCGAGTTCCAAATGTGGCTGAATCTGCGGCACCTGTCTTAAATGCTCGTCTCGTATCCCGAAACATTGATGTTTTTGAATTTGCACGAGCCCATCAAACCCTCGAAGACGTATTCCTGGACCTTACTGAAGAGGGAGGCTTGAAATGACGCTTACAAATGTTCAACTCGAATGGCTCAAAATGCGTCGAATGTGGCTGTTCCTTTCGGGTCTTTTCCCGGCTTCAGCTGGTGTAATTCTGGTAGTTCCATCTCTTTTTAGAGAAGGCAATGGAAATTGGCCGGGTTTTATATTGCAAATTTCATTTGCTTTAGCGCTGACACTACCGATCATGATTTCTGTTTTGGCGAGCCGTCAAACTGATATCGAACATACTTCAAGCGGATGGATTTTTGCGGCAACCTCAGGAATCAGTCCAGGATCATTGTGTCGAGCAAAGTTTCTTGCTTTGGCACCAATTGTTGCAGGGATAACTTTCATGACCGTTGGTGGACTATTTCTGCTTGGTTTCATAAGTGAACTTGGTGCAGTCACCGGATTGCAGCATTGGGCTGGGTATGTCATTGCGCTTATTGCCGTAAATCTTTGGTTTTGCGCATTCCATATTGTGCTGGCGGCCTGGACTGATAACCAAATTCTAGGCATGGGAATTGGTGTGCTCGGGGCGTTTATTTCTGGTTTTAGTTTATTTCTC contains the following coding sequences:
- a CDS encoding response regulator, which codes for MIRVGLVDDQPLVRSGFAMLVNSQDDLEVLWQAGDGSEVAGQPPVDVVLMDVQMPNMDGITAAAELLRRDQHVKVIMLTTFDDREYVTEALAAGASGFLLKDAEPEELLKAIRVVAAGDAVLAPRVTAKLLTDFVPRPKQASFESALLTPREVEVLRLIALGYSNTEIAELHVVSLATVKTHVRHILMKLEARDRVHAVLFAYRTGLVSREDLLSQ
- the rsmD gene encoding 16S rRNA (guanine(966)-N(2))-methyltransferase RsmD codes for the protein MTRIISGEARGRKIKVPPEGTRPTSDRAREGLFSSLQVRFGFQGAKVLDLFSGSGALGLEAASRGAEAVVLVENDRKAVEVIRHNVGVVKHPNVSIVEQKASTYLASAPRNYFTMVLADPPYELADSAVREMLEALIPTLVDGAAVVVERHVESPETDWPECFTPTTQKLKKRTYGIARMDMAVYHA
- a CDS encoding sensor histidine kinase — encoded protein: MRIVAKYFGSFVRFVVFVALAFVCWTDVILGSPIAKTEPAGPLGILLACMITIGLFVFPWGKDRALFIACCALTCCIFVSDIGKTLVVVPPVLYAVYLAAAFSKRRNIWLVWALISVTFAGFSGHSFVRVTNLYEGFIFIFTCWLAIGFMWLLGLHKRTRDEDILAIKERAELAAVLERTHIARELHDIVGHNLTSVIALADGARFAARKNPEIAVETLETISESSREALRQVRGLVTLLRDDARPRLAPSTAGIPALIDDARASGFQLHVTGEIPKDVSPAAGFVIFRAVQELLTNMLRHSAHPSGSLIFESNSQAVKILAENDTAKEATEGAGLRGLQERVRAVDGSIRISQSQGRFIVQVVIPR
- a CDS encoding sulfite exporter TauE/SafE family protein, encoding MTELLIVFCTVLAGSLLQRVSGMGMGLVSVPILSLLIGPVEGVLVVNILACINAIMITATVREYVDWKKFSLISSVLIVGAIPAAYLVKNFSAALLQISVGALLLAALAIVVFGQKFIPPMQNNGTAIISGILGGFMNTLAGIAGPAVTIYAVASRWDQRAFAATLQPIFVVAAAISFLVKITMGAGSLATTQTLIWPVSMIGMLIGIWLGIRFAEKIPRQKARTLSLLVATAGGVSALLRGILTL
- a CDS encoding ABC transporter ATP-binding protein — encoded protein: MTQLAIETRGLTKRFNKTPAVDAVDLKIPEGKIFGFIGPNGSGKSTTMKMLLGLSRPDAGEAFVLGEKITERPSKRLIHSVGSMIETPSGYGHLTGAENMKIMQRALGLPSENIHRALETVHLTKHQNKLVKQYSLGMKQRLGIAMALARNPKLLILDEPTNGLDPAGIDEIRSLLLKLAHQGVTIFVSSHLLDELDKMVDLLGIIMRGKLIFQGTRQELMGRSIPDLLLRVSAPETVLAMVPEAQQLPNGTIRVPNVAESAAPVLNARLVSRNIDVFEFARAHQTLEDVFLDLTEEGGLK
- a CDS encoding biotin/lipoyl-containing protein; protein product: MIICAPFAGIVRFVVEVGDTVAAGDTLAIVETVKLEAPVIAPGPGVVTSRLLDDFADVYGGDRILELGKA
- a CDS encoding ABC transporter permease; translation: MTLTNVQLEWLKMRRMWLFLSGLFPASAGVILVVPSLFREGNGNWPGFILQISFALALTLPIMISVLASRQTDIEHTSSGWIFAATSGISPGSLCRAKFLALAPIVAGITFMTVGGLFLLGFISELGAVTGLQHWAGYVIALIAVNLWFCAFHIVLAAWTDNQILGMGIGVLGAFISGFSLFLPQNSIAVKFIPWSYYAQIIPATFTETAEAVYIPVPWIPICIFIVVGIIAFAGITRLMDVKEW
- the coaD gene encoding pantetheine-phosphate adenylyltransferase; this encodes MPSHAVCPGSFDPVTLGHIDIISRAAEQFDELTVLVTHNPNKAGLFSVAERVALITESTAHIPGVRVDSWSGLLVDYTTTHNIRALVKGLRSGIDYEYELPMAQMNRRLTGVDTFFLLTDPKFGYISSTLCKEVARYGGDVTGLLPDCVLAALNEKFRNTTM